The following coding sequences lie in one Prionailurus viverrinus isolate Anna chromosome X, UM_Priviv_1.0, whole genome shotgun sequence genomic window:
- the LDOC1 gene encoding protein LDOC1: MVDELVLLLHALLMRHRALSIENSQLMEQLRLLVCERATLLRQVRPPSCPVPFPETFSGESSRLPEFIVQTASYMLVNENRFCNDAMKVAFLISLLTGEAEEWVVPYIEMDSPILGDYRAFLDEMKQCFGWDDDEEDDDDDEEDDY; this comes from the coding sequence ATGGTGGACGAGCTGGTGCTACTGCTGCACGCGCTCCTGATGCGGCACCGCGCGCTGAGCATCGAGAACAGCCAGCTCATGGAACAGCTACGGCTGCTGGTGTGCGAGAGGGCCACCCTGCTGCGCCAGGTACGTCCGCCGAGCTGCCCGGTGCCCTTCCCCGAAACGTTTAGCGGCGAGAGCTCCCGGCTCCCCGAGTTTATCGTGCAGACGGCGTCTTACATGCTCGTCAACGAGAACCGATTCTGCAACGACGCCATGAAGGTGGCATTCCTAATCAGCCTGCTCACCGGGGAAGCCGAGGAGTGGGTGGTGCCCTACATTGAGATGGATAGCCCCATCCTAGGTGATTACCGGGCCTTCCTCGATGAGATGAAACAGTGTTTTGGCTGGGATGACGACGAAGaagacgacgacgacgacgaagAAGATGATTACTAG